In Deltaproteobacteria bacterium, the genomic stretch GTAAGGAACTATGCCGAAGATGATACCGGAGAGGACGCTGCTCGTCTCTACGGTGAAGGTCACGGTCGGCACCGACTGGGTGGAGACACCGGTGGAGTAGGTCTGGACCTTTGAGATGAAATCGACCTTCCTGCCCACGCTCAGCAGCGCCGTCTGGCCGTTGAGGATGTTGAGTCTCGGGTTGGAGAGGACGTTCACCTCGCCCTGCTGGCGCAGCGCCTTTATGACGGTGTTGAAGTCTCCGGCCGAGAGCGAGAAGTTGAGGGTCGGCAGCGAGCCGGTGACATCGGTGAAGAGCGTCATGCCCGCCTCGTTGCTGTGTGTGCCGCCGGCCTCGGCGGCCAGGAAAGACCAGTCTATGCCGTACTTGAGGCCGTCGGAGAGCTGGACCTCTATGATGCGGGCCTCTATCATGACCTGGCGGTTGAATATCCTCTTGAGCCTGTCGAGATAGGTCTCTACCCGCCGGTGACCGTTGCGCGTGGCCGTGACGATGATTGTGCCGCTCATCCTGTTGATGCTGAGAGAGGGCGACAGGGCGGCGGAAGCGCCGGACGGCGCCTCCGTCTCCGGTCCGACGCCGATGAGCGAGGATAGCGTCTTCTCGAGCGAGTCCCAGAACTTGTAGGCCTCCTTGTCGCTGGCCACCTTCATGGCCACCTTTCCCCGTATCCCCTCGGTCGTCCCCTTGGCCGCTCCGAGCATGTCGCCGCCGAGGCTGACGTCGTACTCCTGGAAGACCGAGGGGCGTCCGAACTCGTAGACCTTCGTCTCCATGGCCTTGACGTAGAGGACGTTGTTGCCGACGGAGTAGAAGTAGTCCGCCGAGTCGAGGATTATGGCCAGCGCCTCCTCGGCCATCACATCGTCGAGGGTCACGGTCACGGGCAGATCGGGCCTCACGCCCCGCTCCATGACGAGGTTGAGCCCCGTCGCTTCGGCGACGATGTAGAGCACGTCGCGCAGAGGCGTATTGCGGGCCGAGATGCTCACACGCCTGGTCTCAAGGGGGGTGAGCTCCTCGGCCGCCGGAAGGAAGTCCGGCGCAGGCCGCGCCGGCGCGGCCTGCGCCCGCCGTGGCGGCGCCTCGTCGCCGCCGGCCTG encodes the following:
- the mshL gene encoding pilus (MSHA type) biogenesis protein MshL is translated as MRVCKDPERGGTPRGALAPRLVLLFAAAAVALGGCAYGGSAVEGGAPLEPRGGGLPESGDRSFVERSRYSIIEQAGGDEAPPRRAQAAPARPAPDFLPAAEELTPLETRRVSISARNTPLRDVLYIVAEATGLNLVMERGVRPDLPVTVTLDDVMAEEALAIILDSADYFYSVGNNVLYVKAMETKVYEFGRPSVFQEYDVSLGGDMLGAAKGTTEGIRGKVAMKVASDKEAYKFWDSLEKTLSSLIGVGPETEAPSGASAALSPSLSINRMSGTIIVTATRNGHRRVETYLDRLKRIFNRQVMIEARIIEVQLSDGLKYGIDWSFLAAEAGGTHSNEAGMTLFTDVTGSLPTLNFSLSAGDFNTVIKALRQQGEVNVLSNPRLNILNGQTALLSVGRKVDFISKVQTYSTGVSTQSVPTVTFTVETSSVLSGIIFGIVPYIDSDTGEISMTITPIVSDLVKFDDKRLGQTGSDTVEISLPTIDLREMSTTVKVRDGEMVVIGGLIQDSRKTFDNRVPYISDIPWIGDIFKSRDKRDVRTELVLMLRPTIEERGGVSLSQR